In the genome of Perca fluviatilis chromosome 4, GENO_Pfluv_1.0, whole genome shotgun sequence, one region contains:
- the rfesd gene encoding Rieske domain-containing protein yields MEKEQPGGLHFVGKKDELIEAKRSFRTLEGRDILIIYHQTVFYAMDSYCYHAGGALENGDIEEIADKLCIICPKHKYKISLADGEGIYKGTDPREKPPVPRWYSKGVKQRIHTVTETNGDVYVKLSEDTCWIESDFYQGEKGKVERAKAAAAEKKLSSVND; encoded by the exons ATGGAGAAGGAGCAGCCTGGAGGACTTCATTTTGTGGGGAAGAAGGATGAACTTATTGAAGCAAAGCGCTCTTTCAGAACACTAGAGGGTCGGGATATACTGATCATTTACCACCAGACCGTCTTCTATGCAATGGACTCTTACTGCTATC ATGCTGGGGGAGCACTGGAGAATGGAGACATTGAG GAAATTGCCGACAAGCTGTGCATAATTTGTCCAAAACACAAGTACAAGATCTCTCTTGCCGACGGGGAGGGCATATATAAGGGCACCGACCCCAGGGAAAAGCCGCCTGTGCCCAGATGGTACTCCAAGGGTGTGAAGCAGCGGATCCACACGGTCACCGAGACCAATGGGGATGTCTATGTCAAGCTCTCTGAGGACACGTGTTGGATCGAGTCAGACTTCTACCAGGGAGAGAAGGGCAAGGTGGAAAGGGCCAAAGCTGCGGCAGCTGAGAAGAAACTTAGTAGTGTAAATGATTGA
- the ube2r2 gene encoding ubiquitin-conjugating enzyme E2 R2 — MAHQATPSSQKALMMELKSLQEQPVEGFRITLVEESDLYNWEVAIFGPPNTLYEGGYFKAHIKFPVDYPYSPPTFRFLTKMWHPNIYENGDVCISILHPPVDDPQSGELPSERWNPTQNVRTILLSVISLLNEPNTFSPANVDASVMFRKWRDSKGKDKEYAEIIRKQVMSTAAEAERDGVKVPTTLAEYCVQTRVPSQDSSSDLLYDDLYDDDMEEEDEEEDESDMESVGEAGGISPTEDGGTSTRRYDNQDDSGNEDS; from the exons ATGGCCCACCAGGCAACCCCTAGTTCCCAGAAGGCCCTGATGATGGAGCTGAAGTCTCTGCAGGAGCAGCCGGTGGAGGGCTTCCGCATCACTCTGGTGGAAGAGTCTGACCTCTACAACTGGGAAGTGGCCATCTTCGGGCCCCCTAACACCCTGTATGAGGGAGGCTACTTTAAG GCTCACATCAAGTTCCCAGTTGACTACCCTTACTCCCCACCAACCTTCCGCTTTCTCACAAAGATGTGGCACCCCAACATCTACGAG AACGGAGATGTGTGCATCTCCATCCTGCACCCTCCTGTCGATGACCCTCAGAGTGGGGAGCTGCCCTCTGAACGGTGGAACCCCACCCAGAACGTCAG GACTATCCTGCTTAGTGTGATCTCTCTGCTTAATGAGCCCAACACCTTCTCCCCGGCTAATGTGGACGCGTCTGTCATGTTTCGCAAATGGAGGGACAGCAAAGGCAAGGACAAGGAGTATGCAGAGATTATCAG GAAGCAGGTGATGTCAACAGCAGCAGAGGCTGAGCGCGATGGAGTCAAGGTGCCGACCACGTTGGCCGAGTACTGCGTCCAGACCAGGGTTCCCTCCCAGGACAGCAGTTCAGACCTTCTCTATGACGACCTGTACGACGACGACATggaagaggaggacgaggaggaagaCGAGAGCGATATGGAGTCTGTAGGTGAAGCCGGGGGGATCAGCCCCACGGAGGACGGCGGGACGTCCACCAGACGTTACGACAACCAAGACGACTCTGGCAACGAAGACTCATGA
- the nudt2 gene encoding bis(5'-nucleosyl)-tetraphosphatase [asymmetrical] — protein sequence MALRACGFIVFRRPASCVPPPDNIEYLLLQTSYGKHHWTPPKGHVDPGEDDLTTALRETKEEAGLGAEQLQVIDGFVQELHYEVQGRPKEVLYWMAELRDPATAVTLSSEHKDYRWARLEEACTLAQYKDLQDTLRAAHRHLEAQQDKQR from the exons ATGGCGCTGCGTGCTTGTGGCTTCATAGTGTTTCGTCGTCCAGCCAGTTGTGTCCCTCCACCAGACAACATTGAGTACCTCCTCTTGCAGACCTCTTATGGGAAGCACCACTGGACCCCACCCAAAG GTCATGTGGATCCAGGGGAGGACGACCTCACCACAGCTCTGAGGGAGACCAAAGAGGAGGCGGGGCTTGGGGCAGAGCAACTGCAGGTGATTGACGGCTTTGTGCAGGAGCTGCACTATGAGGTGCAAGGCAGACCCAAAGAGGTGCTGTACTGGATGGCCGAGCTCAGAGACCCAGCGACAGCGGTGACTTTGTCTTCCGAGCACAAGGACTACCGCTGGGCCCGGCTGGAGGAAGCTTGCACTCTGGCTCAGTACAAAGACCTGCAGGACACACTGAGAGCAGCACACAGACACCTGGAGGCTCAGCAGGACAAACAGCGATGA